The DNA sequence CCGGACGCGTACCTGGCGGCCTACGCCCTGGAGAACAATGCGACGTTCTACAGCGCCGATCGCGGCTTCGCCCGCTTCCGCTGCATCACCTGGCGGCACCCTCTGGAGGAATGACCGCGCTCAGCGGTAGTTGACGAACTGCAGGGCGACGTCGAGGTCGGAGCCCTTGAGCAGCGAGATGACGGCCTGCAGATCGTCGCGCTTCTTGGAGCTGACCCGGATCTCCTCGCCCTGGATCTGCGCCTTGACGCCCTTGGGGCCCTCGTCGCGGATGATCTTGGTGATCTTCTTGGCTTCCTCGCTGCTGATGCCCTGCTTGAGGGTGCCGGTCACCTTGAAGGTCTTGCCGCTGGCCTGCGGGTCGCCGGCGTCGAACGCCTTCATGGAGATGTCGCGGCGAACCAGCTTTTCCTTGAAGACGTCGACGGCTGCTTTCACGCGCTCCTCGGTGGAGGAGACGATCTCGATGGCCTCCTCGCCCTTCCAGGCGATGCTGGTGTCGGTGCCGCGGAAGTCGAAGCGGGTGGACAGCTCCTTGGCCGCCTGGTTGAGCGCGTTGTCGACTTCCTGGCGATCGACCTTGCTGACGACGTCGAACGATGAATCCGCCATTGGACTCGTCCCTCCCTCTGTAGTTTGTGGGCTCGGTAGTTATTGGGCTCACGTAGTTCATGGGCTCGGTAAATGGTGCTTGCGTCCATCTTCACCCGTCGTGTCCGTGGGCGCGAACACCGCCCCCCACCCGCCGGTTTGTGTTGAGGGCCCACCCTCGTTGTATCTTGTAACGCGCGCTGTGCAGCGCATGTGCAGCATCCAGGCAGGTTGCCCGAGCGGCCAATGGGAGCGGACTGTAAATCCGTCGGCTTACGCCTACAGAGGTTCGAATCCTCTACCTGCCACCCTGATCAGGCCCCCTTTCCAGGGGGCTTGATTGCTTTGGGCCCGTTCCTCTAGCTCCCGTACAGGTGCAGCGCGCGGGCCGCGGCCGTGGCGATGTCGCCGGCGAGCGTGACGATCGGGGGGCCGCCGCGCTGGTGGATGACGTTCGACAAAACCACCACGTAGGTGTCCGACCCGGGATCCAGCCACAGCGACGTCCCGGTGAAACCGGTATGGCCGAAACTCCCGA is a window from the Mycolicibacterium poriferae genome containing:
- a CDS encoding YajQ family cyclic di-GMP-binding protein, whose translation is MADSSFDVVSKVDRQEVDNALNQAAKELSTRFDFRGTDTSIAWKGEEAIEIVSSTEERVKAAVDVFKEKLVRRDISMKAFDAGDPQASGKTFKVTGTLKQGISSEEAKKITKIIRDEGPKGVKAQIQGEEIRVSSKKRDDLQAVISLLKGSDLDVALQFVNYR